The following nucleotide sequence is from Pseudoalteromonas xiamenensis.
TTATACAGCCGAGACAGGAACGCAGCCGGTATGGGATGAAGAAGGCAAAGCAATTGCGACACTGCAATATACTTATTATCAACGCCAAAAAGCGCAAGACAGCGCCAGCCGCCCGCTCGTAATCAGCTTTAACGGCGGACCAGGCTCTGCATCAGTTTGGATGCACATCGCCTACACGGGTCCTAAAGTATTAAAAATTGACGATGAAGGCTACCCTGTACAGCCCTATGGTTTGATTGAAAATACCCACTCAATTTTGGACGTTGCCGACATCGTTTATGTCAACCCAGTGAACACAGGTTATTCTCGTGTACTGCCCGATGAAAATGGCAAATTACCAAGTAAAGAAAGTCAAAAAGCACAGTTTTTCGGTGTGAATGCGGACATTAAATACCTGGCAAGTTGGTTAAATACCTTCATCAATCGCCATAATCGTGCCCTATCACCAAAGTTTCTTATTGGTGAAAGTTATGGCACAACACGCGTTTCCGGTCTTGCCCATGAATTACAAAACGAACAATGGATGTTTTTAAACGGGGTGATCCTTGTTTCCCCAACCGAAATCGGCATTGAACGTAAAGGCCCCATTGAAGCTGCAAATCGTTTGCCATACTACGCAGCAACCGCTTGGTATCACAAAGCGCTCAGTAAAGAATTACAAAACAAAGATTTGCAATCTTTACTTGCGGAGGTAGAAACGTACACACTTGATACTTATTTACCAGCACTCGCTCGAGGTGGTTTCCTAAATATCGAAGAAAAACAAAAAGTCGCAAAACAAGTTGCACTTTATTCCGGTTTAACAGAGCAGTTTGTTCTACAAAATAACTTAGACATCCCGACTGGTACATTCTGGAAGGCGTTACTGCGCGACAGAGGATACACAATTGGTCGTCTGGATTCTCGTTATTTAGGTTTGGATAAACGTGATGCCGGTGCAGGTCCAGATTATTGGCCAGAGCTTACTTCTTGGCTGCATTCGTTTACACCTGCTATCAATTACTATCTACGCGAAGAGACTCAACTATAAAACCGATGTGAAGTACAACATGCTTGCGGACGTCTCACCTTGGGATAAGAGCAACAATCGAACGGGTGAACAGCTTCGATTAGCCATGGCACAAAATCCTTATTTACATGTCATGATCCAATCTGGGTATTTCGACGGTGCAACGAATTACTTTGACGCGAAATACACTATGTGGCAACTCGACCCAAGCGGGAAAATGAGTGCTCGTCTATCGTTTAAAGGGTATGAGTCTGGTCACATGATGTATCTCCGCCGACCTGATTTAGCGCAATCAAACCAAGATCTTCGTGAATTTATTTTAAACGCATTACCGAAAGGTCAAGCTGCTAAATATTGATCCCCCAGTTGGTGCCAGCAGCGGCTGTTTTGCTGCTGAGCACCACATTTTATTTGTGTCTATTTAGAGCAACCAGTCACTCTATAACGTGACTATCAAAATACGATTATTCCTAATTCATCACTTTCAATTGATTGCCCCGAATGGTAATTCAACACACACAATATCAACCGAATCCTTCATTGTTGCCTTTTGTGCGCATAAATTCCTACTCCCTTTGCCTAAATTTTTGGGTATACTCAAAGCATTAGCACTCTATTTGGATTACCTCATGACGGATAAATACCGTGTAATCTATACTGGCCTAGACTCAGGAATCGAACAGGAAGTCGCCATTACTCGCCTTGCAACCAAATTGGAGCTCCCTGAAAACAAGGCTGCAGCCTTCTTTGCAAAAAAACCGCTCTTCGCGCCGGCCGATAAAGAAAAGGCGATGAAGCAAGTTAAGCTTTTTGCAAGTATGGGGATCCAAGCTAAATTGCAAACTTCTGGCGCAACGAACGATTCTAGTTCAGCACAACGTGATGAACGATTGTTTGAAGCACTTGATTACATCACTAGTAGTTTAATTCGTTTAGAAGAACGATTAGAAGAAATAGAACAACGCTTAGGACAAACACCAGCCATTGAGCATTCCGTTGATGACGAAGAAGATTGGGAAGATGACGGCTTTCTGGACGACTTAGATATTGATCCGCAACCAAAAAAACGCTCACCGATTGTGCTTTACAGCTTAGTGTCTGGTGTTGCAATTCTAGTAATTCTACTGGCTTTAACACTGATCTACCCTGACATTATGAATTTTTAACAACTTAAATATGAAAAATACTAATAGTCACAGTGAAAAACGGCACCTAATCCGTAGGGAAATTCGAGAAAAACGAAACAACCTTTCAATGGAAGTGCAAAAAACAGCATCAGAACGTTTGATTATTAGTTTTCTTCAACATGTACCCCTCCCCCAAAACGCCCGTATCGGGTGTTATTTGAGCAACGATGGCGAGACTCAACACATCCCTTTTAATTCAAGAACTTTGGAGTAAAAACCACGCTATTTACCTCCCCATAATTCACCCCTTCAACTCAACAAATTTGCTCTTTCAGAAATATGAAAAAACTTCACCCATGAAAGCAAATCGCTATGGTATCTTGGAGCCTAAGTTGAATTGCAGTGAAGTTTGTCCCGTTTCTCAACTCGATATTCTACTTTTACCGCTCGTTGCTTTTGATTCGATGGGTAATCGTATGGGTATGGGTGGTGGTTATTACGACCGCACATTAAGCAGCTACTACCGAGATAAGTGGCCTGTGCCAAAATTAATTGGCCTTGCCCATGATTGTCAGAAAGTAGAAAGGCTGCCCACAGAAGCATGGGATGTTCCTCTTCAGGCAATTCTAACGCCGACAACCTTTTATCATTGGTAAACACACTTTTCGGGTCTCTTTTTGCACTAAAACAAGTATAATTGTGCCAAGTTTGACAACATAAAAGTGTGATTTCTATGACCCAAGATGAAATGAAAAAAGCGGCTGCATGGGCAGCACTCGATTACGTAACGGAAGATAGTATTGTTGGCGTCGGTACAGGTTCAACGGTAAACCACTTTATCGATGCTCTTGGTACGATCAAAGATAAGATCCGCGGTGCAGTATCAAGTTCTGAAGCTTCTACGGCGAAACTAAAAGCGCTCGGCATTGAAGTGTATGAACTGAACGATGTCGATAGCTTGGATGTGTATATCGATGGTGCCGATGAAATCAACGGTCTGAACGAAATGATAAAAGGCGGTGGTGCAGCACTGACACGTGAAAAAATTGTCGCAGCCGTGGCCAAGAAATTTGTTTGTATCGTGGATAACACGAAACATGTCAATACGTTAGGTCGTTTTCCATTACCCGTTGAAGTGATCCCAATGGCTCGCAGCTATGTTGGACGTGAATTAGTTAAATTAGGTGGCGATCCGCTTTATCGTCAAGGTGTCGTCACGGACAACGGGAATGTCATTTTAGACGTTCACAATTTAGAAATTTCTCAGGCCAAAGCGCTTGAAACTCGTATTAACCAGATTGTTGGTGTCGTTACTAACGGTCTATTTGCCGAACGCGGCGCAGATGTGGTGATTACTGGCACGCCAGAGGGACCACAAATTAATTAAGCTTAATAGCAGGATAAGTCATGAGTAAGGTATCGTTAGCAAAAGACAAAATTAAAATCCTTCTGCTTGAAGGGGTGCACCAAAGTGCGGTTGAAACACTCAAACGCAATGGTTACAGCAACATTGATTATGTAAAAACGTCCTTACCTGAAGATGAACTTATCGAACGCATTAAAGACGCGCATTTTGTTGGCATTCGTTCTCGTACACACCTCAATGAACGTGTGTTGGAAGCAGCGGAAAAATTAGTGGCGGTCGGTTGTTTCTGCATTGGTACTAACCAAGTCGACTTAAACGCAGCACGTGTTCGTGGTGTTGCCGTTTTTAATGCGCCTTTCTCAAATACCCGTTCAGTTGCTGAGTTAGTGTTAGGCGAAATTCTACTACTGCTCCGCCGTATTCCTGAGCGCAATGCCATGGCGCACCGTGGACTTTGGCAAAAGACGGCCAATGGTTCATACGAAGCACGAGGAAAAACGCTAGGGATCATTGGTTACGGTCACATAGGTACGCAACTTGGTATCATGGCAGAAAACATCGGTATGAAAGTCGAGTTTTATGACATTGAAGACAAGTTAACGCTAGGTAATGCAACGCAAATTCAAAACATGACGCAGCTTTTACAACGTGCTGACGTAGTAAGCCTACACGTACCAGAAACACCACAAACTAAGAATTTGATTGGTATGGCTGAACTCGAAGTGATGAAACACGGCGCCATTCTGATTAACGCCTCTCGCGGGACGGTGGTAGATATTGATGCGCTCGCTGAAGCTTTGCGTGATAAACGCATTTCAGGTGCAGCAATTGACGTTTTCCCAGTCGAGCCAAAAGGTAATGACGAAGAGTTTGTTTCTCCTCTACGTGAATTTGATAATGTCATCCTGACACCACACATCGGTGGCTCAACTCAAGAAGCACAAGAAAACATTGGTATTGAAGTTGCGGGTAAACTCGCTAAATACTCAGACAATGGTTCGTCATTAAGTGCAGTAAACTTCCCTGAAGTATCACTTCCTGAACTTTCTGGTCGTAGCCGTTTATTGCATATCCACCAAAACCGTCCGGGTGTATTAACGCAAATTAACCAAGCGTTTGCACAACATGGTATCAACATCGCAGCGCAGTACCTACAAACAGATGCTTCAATTGGTTATGTAGTTATTGATGTCGACAGTGACCATTCTGAAGTCGCACTCAAAGAACTCAGCGCTGTCGAAGGCACAATCCGAGCGCGTATTTTGCACTAAACTCTTGAGTCACTATAAATTAACATCAAAAAAGCGAGAGGTATATCTCGCTTTTTTGGTTTTAGACATTTGATTTATCCACCTTCAATCGAACGCATTTAAACGTGATGACGAACGCTAAGTGTTATCGATAAACCGATTCTAGAACAGCGCTTCAAGCGCTTTTGACAGGTGATCCACCGCCACAATCTCCATACCCTCAATTGGCTCTTTCGGTTTATTCGCGGAAGGAACGATTGCTTTTGTGAAACCGTGTTTAGCAGCCTCTCTTAATCGTTCCTGCCCACTTGGAACTGGGCGTATTTCACCACCGAGGCCCACCTCACCAAAGACGACTAATTGTCTATCGAGAGCGGTATTTTTAAAACTCGACACTAATGCCGCAATTAACGCTAAATCCGCAGAAGTTTCAGTGACTTTGACACCACCAACAACATTTACAAACACATCTTGATCAGACACCTGCAAGCCACCATGTCGGTGGAGTACGGCCAACAACATCGCGAGACGATTTTGTTCAAGGCCCACGGTCACCCTTCTTGGGTTGCTTAGCTGAGAGTAATCCACTAACGCTTGCACCTCCACGAGAAGTGGTCGGGTCCCTTCCCAAATAACCATGACAAGCGAACCCGGCGTCTGCTGTTCTCCACGGTTTAAGAAAATCGCTGAAGGGTTGTTCACCTCACGTAGGCCATTGCCCGTCATCGCGAAAACCCCCAACTCATTAACTGCACCAAAGCGGTTTTTATTGCCACGGAGCGTCCTAAAACGACTATCGCTACTCCCTTCGAGTAAAATTGAGCAATCGATACAGTGTTCGAGCACTTTAGGCCCAGCTAACGTACCGTCTTTTGTTACATGACCTACCATAATAATGGCAACCTGATTCTGCTTTGCAAAACGGGTTAAATAGGCTGCACTTTCACGTACTTGAGAAACACTGCCAGGTGCAGACTGGATATCCGTCATATGCATGACTTGGATGGAATCGATAACCATAATGCTCGGTTTTTCGCGAAGCGCTAATTGGCAAATCGTTTCGACGTTAGTTTCAGCTAAAGTTTTCAGTTTATTGGTTGGAAGCCCTAATCGCTTTGCACGCATGGCGACTTGCTGCAATGATTCTTCACCCGTAACATAAAGGGTATTCATGTGCTCAGCGAGCATACACATTGTTTGCAGCAACAGCGTGCTTTTACCCGCGCCAGGTTCCCCCCTATCAATATCGCGCTACCTGGCACGACACCACCACCCAGTACTCGGTCAAACTCTGCAAAGGAAGTAGAAAAACGAGGGAGGCTTTCTAAATTGACTTCATCGAGCGTTTGCACCTTCGCCTCTACCATGCCAGCGTAACCTGCCATGTTCGATCCCGATGCGACTGTTTTTATTGAAGGAACACGGTATTCCGTAACTGTATTCCAAGCTTTACATTCTGAACATTGTCCTTGCCAACGAGCAAATTCCGCTCCACAATCACTACAGACAAATGCGGTTTTCTTTTTTACCATAGACTTACATAAGGCATGTTAATTGCTTAATAAAATCCTACTTAAAGTAGGTGCTTGAATTTGCCAATCTTTTGGCAGATAAAGAAATAATAATAACGAATCGTGCGTGAAGGAGTATAGCAACTTTTTACGCAACGGGTGACAAATACAATGGCTGAAGATAAATTATTGAAATATCAAGATTTAATCAACGAGTTGAAACTTCAGCTCGGCGATCCTAATTTTGATAAAATCTTTCGCCAAATGACATCCCACCTGTCAAAGCCAGACCAGTTTCTTGTCAAAATGGAGATGAACCGCCTTTCACAGCCGGTCGCTCGATTTATCGATTTACGAGGACAAGTTTCAGGTGAAGTAAAGCCCTACGAATATGAGGGCAAGCAACATTTTATGGACGATGTTGCCGTCTCAGTGTTTGAAGAGGAAATCGCTAGGCACGGAAAATACACGCTCGCCGTTTACGAAGCGGTCATGAACACCGAAAACAATTTCAAAGTCATGCAAAAAGCCGCGCAAGAGCGAGAAGCTTCTGGTGAAGTTCTTCCTGAAGAAAACCCAAATAACGTTAAACTTGTCCGCTTTGCCTCGTATGAAAGCCGTGTTGAAGAACGGATGAATTATTCGATTAAAATCTCTGTTAATCTGCCAAAAGGCCGAGAAGTTAGCGCATCAACATCCGATATTTCGTTGAGCGGTGCAAAAATCAAGCTATCCCCCAAGCATACCGTACAACCAAGTGATATGCTCACTATCCGATTGGTAGGTCTAGAGCAAGAATTTGAGCTTGGTCTAAAAAGCGGTATCCAATATGAAGTGGTCGCGGTTGAACCTGTCACGCGAGAATACAATCATATTCGTTTGAAGCGCACGTTTGTCGAAAACAATAAAAGTTTTGATGACTTTTTAAATAGCTTTATTCATGGCAACAAACGTCGATATAAAATCAACCTCGATAACACGATGGATGCCATTATTTGTAAAAGTTACGAACAATATTACATCCCTAGAGTGATGTCATTGTTCGTTTTTTTGAGCAAAAAAGATTCGATACTCTATCCATCGATGGCATTGCACAATGAAAATAGCCTATTCATTCAACGCTATTTCCAAGATGAACGACAAACGTCGTGTTTGTACAATATTTTCAATCAAAAGCGCCTGAAAACTCTTTTAGATCAACACACTTCAGTTAAAGAATTACTGCTCTACACCTTTACGCATACCGTTGGCGGGAAAATTTATTTTTACTCTGCGACTTCTCAGGAGCTTAACCAAAATCCAGAATTGAAAGATCTGTTTTTTGCTTATGGAAGTAACAAAGAGAGTTGGATGGTGTTTAAGCTACAACTGATGCCAAGTACACATGAAGATGCCTTTATTCCTC
It contains:
- the rpiA gene encoding ribose-5-phosphate isomerase RpiA encodes the protein MTQDEMKKAAAWAALDYVTEDSIVGVGTGSTVNHFIDALGTIKDKIRGAVSSSEASTAKLKALGIEVYELNDVDSLDVYIDGADEINGLNEMIKGGGAALTREKIVAAVAKKFVCIVDNTKHVNTLGRFPLPVEVIPMARSYVGRELVKLGGDPLYRQGVVTDNGNVILDVHNLEISQAKALETRINQIVGVVTNGLFAERGADVVITGTPEGPQIN
- the serA gene encoding phosphoglycerate dehydrogenase, coding for MSKVSLAKDKIKILLLEGVHQSAVETLKRNGYSNIDYVKTSLPEDELIERIKDAHFVGIRSRTHLNERVLEAAEKLVAVGCFCIGTNQVDLNAARVRGVAVFNAPFSNTRSVAELVLGEILLLLRRIPERNAMAHRGLWQKTANGSYEARGKTLGIIGYGHIGTQLGIMAENIGMKVEFYDIEDKLTLGNATQIQNMTQLLQRADVVSLHVPETPQTKNLIGMAELEVMKHGAILINASRGTVVDIDALAEALRDKRISGAAIDVFPVEPKGNDEEFVSPLREFDNVILTPHIGGSTQEAQENIGIEVAGKLAKYSDNGSSLSAVNFPEVSLPELSGRSRLLHIHQNRPGVLTQINQAFAQHGINIAAQYLQTDASIGYVVIDVDSDHSEVALKELSAVEGTIRARILH